The genomic DNA GGCCACCTTGGCCCGTGCGTGCGCATCCGGATCAGTGCCCGCCTTGTCGCCGTAGAGCCAGTCGATGGCATGAGTGTCCCACCGGCCGAGCCCCACGCCATAAGCATCGGACAGATCCGGCGCGCCATTCACGAGGCCGATCCGCGGGGCGGGATAATCCATCACCGAGGCGCGGTCTTGCGTGCTGCCGGCGAAATTGTGCAGCAGGCCAAGCGCGTGGCCCACCTCGTGCGCCGCAAGCTGTCGGATCCGCGCAAGCGCCACTTGCGCAGGATCGTTCGGCCCGCCCTTGCCGGTGTTCGCCGCGCCGACGAGCGCTTCGTAGATCAGGATATCCTGCCGCACGCGCAGCGATCCGAGCAGCACCGCGCCCTTCAGGATCTCGCCCGTGCGCGGGTCAGTGACGGCATAGCCGTACGACCACCCACGCGTCGCGCGGTTGACCCAGTTGACGACGTTGTAGCGCATGTCGAGCGGATCGGCGCCGTCGGGCAGGATCTCGACGCGATAGGCATCGATATACCCAGCCGCCTCGAACGCCTGCTTCCACCACGACGCGCCCTCGAGCAATGCGGTACGGATCGGCTCGGGCGCGGCGTTGTCGATGTAGAAGACGATCGGCTTCTTCACGCGCGAGCGCGGCGCGGCGGGATCGAGCTTCTCCAGGCGAAAGCGATTGGCGAGATTGCGCACGATCTGCCTGCTGAGCGGCGCGCCGAAATCGAGGATCTGCGTCGCGAAACTGCCGCCGCGCGGATCGAAAGCGCGCGCGACATAGCCCGTCGCCGGCAACGCAACGAAACTGTGGCGGACAACGAGCGTGATCTGCCGGGGATCGGGCGCGATGTTGCGCACCTCCGCGCCGGGTGTGTCGCTGGCAAAGGTCTGTCGTGCCTCGAATTCCAGGTTGAGCGGGAATGTCTTCACCGCATTGACGTCTGCCGCGCTCAGTTCGCCGACCAGCTTCCAGCCCTTCTCGCCGCCGGCCTTGAGCTGGTCGGCGATCCCCTTGGTATCGCGGGCGAGGAACGGCGCGATGTCGACCAGCAGCCGCCCGTCGGCGGACGGCACGATATCGCCAAGCCACAAGGTGGACGTGGCGAACGCGTCGCGCGCCGCGGCTTGTTCCGAGGCCGAGACATTGCTGGCGCGAAAACGCGGATTGGAGAGCTCGAACGCGACCTTCTTGCCGAGCCGTCGGAGGAGGAGCAATTGCGCGGGGCCCGGCTGCGCCCGATCCAATCCGATTGGTGCCGAGCCAAGCCCCGTACGTAGCGCGGTCGTGTACAGTAGCTGTGTGATCATGCCGTCGCTGCCCGCCTGCGGGAGCGAGAGAAGGATGCGCCCCTCA from Sphingomonas radiodurans includes the following:
- a CDS encoding zinc-dependent metalloprotease; the encoded protein is MIRITMLLGLALAAAPYATAQPVKNPIIGTERLDGLLPVYLDRREGRILLSLPQAGSDGMITQLLYTTALRTGLGSAPIGLDRAQPGPAQLLLLRRLGKKVAFELSNPRFRASNVSASEQAAARDAFATSTLWLGDIVPSADGRLLVDIAPFLARDTKGIADQLKAGGEKGWKLVGELSAADVNAVKTFPLNLEFEARQTFASDTPGAEVRNIAPDPRQITLVVRHSFVALPATGYVARAFDPRGGSFATQILDFGAPLSRQIVRNLANRFRLEKLDPAAPRSRVKKPIVFYIDNAAPEPIRTALLEGASWWKQAFEAAGYIDAYRVEILPDGADPLDMRYNVVNWVNRATRGWSYGYAVTDPRTGEILKGAVLLGSLRVRQDILIYEALVGAANTGKGGPNDPAQVALARIRQLAAHEVGHALGLLHNFAGSTQDRASVMDYPAPRIGLVNGAPDLSDAYGVGLGRWDTHAIDWLYGDKAGTDPDAHARAKVAEAQRQGLRFVADENARAVSAAQPWGSLWDDGADPVAELTRMMQVRAAAIARFGPVALGAGEPVAALRRKFVPIWLLHRYQIEAAAKLLGGVESEYAMADEGHDTARAVPAAAQDDALDALLATLDADALDVPEALIPALSAGWSGDNDRQFDIEVMGTAGGTVFDPLIAAQVAAQLTLDALLAPERLARIADQHRRDPASPGPDRLVERLLALVTAPTTQPRRSAVQQVVGRRIVLSLAKAARAQATGAIAASVLDQALTDWATAQASRRFADPAQRAAALSTARLVLDRETLNAALSDEAAEPKIPPGMPIGSDGLG